GGAGGTTCAGTCGTCAAAGGAGAGGATGGGTTGTACCATATGTTTTATTCTCGTTGGCCTAAGCAGATTGGTTGGGAGTGGTTGACTTATTCGGAAATAGCCCATGCTGTTTCAGCGTCTCCGTTTGGACCATTTGAATTTAAAGATGTGGCCTTGGGAGATCGAGGTGGTGAATATTGGGACGGCTTATGTACACACAATCCCACTATCCACAAATTTGACGGAAAATACTATCTGTACTATATGGGGAATACGGGCGATAAAAAAATTGTAAGTATCCCCGGAAAACCTAAACTGAATTGGCTGCACCGCAACAATCAGCGGATTGGCGTGGCGGTGGCAGATAATCCGAATGGACCATGGAAAAGGTTCGACACCCCTGTTTTGGATATTTCTTCGGAAGACGCTGCCCCGGATGCCCTGATGACTTCCAACCCATCGGTTTGTCAGATGAAGGATGGGAAGATTCTGATGGTGTACAAGGCTGTAGGCAAAAAATACAAGTTACCAGGCGGTGGTCCTGTGGTACATATGGTAGCCATTGCTGACTCGCCAACGGGCCCATTCAAGAAGTATCCGAATCCAGTCTTTTTGGAAGAAGGTGTCCGCTTTCCTGCCGAAGACCCTTATATCTGGTATCAGGAAGGGAAGTACCGTGCGATCGTCAAATACATCAAACATGAGGGGAAAAAGAGAGACTTTTCTTTAGTGCATTACGA
The Limibacter armeniacum DNA segment above includes these coding regions:
- a CDS encoding glycoside hydrolase family protein — its product is MKKLIIIAALACLAISCTKKTEETPDYKISLGKVSTQSVFSGADSLSHWGGSVVKGEDGLYHMFYSRWPKQIGWEWLTYSEIAHAVSASPFGPFEFKDVALGDRGGEYWDGLCTHNPTIHKFDGKYYLYYMGNTGDKKIVSIPGKPKLNWLHRNNQRIGVAVADNPNGPWKRFDTPVLDISSEDAAPDALMTSNPSVCQMKDGKILMVYKAVGKKYKLPGGGPVVHMVAIADSPTGPFKKYPNPVFLEEGVRFPAEDPYIWYQEGKYRAIVKYIKHEGKKRDFSLVHYESQDGIDWVKAKNFMISDRSLTWENGRTQQLDHLERPQVYIEDGKPVALLCAADSIDENNVRHAFNVQIPLTIEKEYNSI